In the Eremothecium cymbalariae DBVPG#7215 chromosome 7, complete sequence genome, one interval contains:
- the MED8 gene encoding RNA polymerase II mediator complex subunit MED8 (similar to Ashbya gossypii AEL252C): MSQPAALTDPLGSVPKYDFSNVPVQAFDAVRMKLAQLTHSLSKIRDDLSKADLPQWYSLQSQLTVTLTQLSSLNSTLQHFEELLDSTVPYPLPHFPTTAHEGLLTTLMRKKQIPEVEAWIKDAIDHSGIDINNENQEDLEKFIQKDKAITNWALDFINHEHSNYSFQGLYTAEDLSNGAGDSKIPLYRSTTFKTKNVSPFSIDSVLKYIYQGSTNESSSVSE; encoded by the coding sequence ATGTCACAACCAGCAGCTTTAACTGATCCCTTGGGTAGTGTACCAAAATATGATTTTTCTAATGTACCGGTTCAAGCATTTGATGCCGTCAGAATGAAACTAGCCCAACTTACTCATTCCTTGTCTAAGATTAGAGATGACTTGTCTAAAGCAGACTTGCCCCAATGGTATTCCTTGCAGTCGCAACTTACTGTCACATTAACCCAACTTTCTTCTCTCAATTCAACACTACAgcattttgaagaattacTGGATTCCACCGTTCCATACCCGCTTCCTCATTTTCCGACCACTGCACATGAAGGACTATTAACTACcttgatgaggaagaaacAAATACCTGAAGTTGAAGCTTGGATAAAGGATGCCATTGATCATAGTGGAATAGATATAAATAATGAGAATCAAGAGGACTTAGAGAAGTTTATACAGAAGGATAAAGCTATCACAAATTGGGCATTGGATTTCATAAATCACGAGCATAGCAATTATTCATTCCAAGGCCTATACACCGCAGAGGATCTTTCAAATGGTGCAGGAGATTCCAAGATCCCGCTTTATAGGTCTACAACATTTAAGACTAAAAATGTGTCGCCGTTTTCGATCGATAGCGTGCTGAAGTATATCTACCAAGGTAGTACTAATGAATCTTCCTCCGTAAGTGAGTAA
- the RIM2 gene encoding Rim2p (similar to Ashbya gossypii AEL253W) — translation MGRKSFEKLEKEAIESMPYLASDEKSSNLKDASPILLQDKIKNYSQTPPWVHFVAGGIGGVMGAVVTCPFDVVKTRLQSSMFQTAYRSNAAPITTPINIVSRGLIHFKETFGIIHNLYSQEGFRSLFKGLGPNLIGVIPARSINFFTYGTTKDICSRLFNNGEESPSIHFLAGATAGWATSTATNPIWLVKTRLQLDKAEKSTARKYKNSWDCIKNVVRNEGILGLYKGLSASYLGSVESILQWVLYEQMKRIVKQRSIEEFGDISEENKSTYLKIKEWCQRSGGAGAAKLFASIITYPHEVIRTRLRQAPVENGKLKYTGLLQSFRIIFKEEGFRSMYGGLTPHLLRTVPNSIIMFGTWELVIKLLS, via the coding sequence ATGGGCAGGAAAAGTTTTGAGAAGCTAGAAAAGGAGGCTATTGAATCAATGCCATACCTGGCAAGTGATGAAAAGTCATCAAACCTAAAAGATGCATCACCAATATTATTACAAGATAAGATCAAAAATTATAGCCAAACACCACCTTGGGTCCATTTCGTTGCAGGAGGTATCGGTGGCGTTATGGGTGCTGTTGTAACATGCCCATTTGATGTTGTTAAGACCCGTTTACAGAGTAGTATGTTTCAAACGGCATATAGGAGTAATGCTGCTCCAATAACGACTCCAATAAATATAGTCTCCAGAGGATTGATTcattttaaagaaacttTCGGAATAATCCATAATTTATATAGTCAAGAGGGATTTAGGAGTCTGTTTAAGGGATTAGGGCCAAATCTTATTGGTGTTATCCCTGCGAGAAGCATAAATTTCTTTACTTATGGCACCACAAAAGATATATGTTCCAGGCTGTTTAATAACGGCGAAGAATCTCCTTCAATTCATTTTCTAGCTGGTGCTACTGCTGGATGGGCTACATCTACAGCTACTAATCCTATCTGGTTAGTCAAAACCAGGTTACAACTTGATAAAGCTGAAAAGAGTACTGCAaggaaatataaaaattcATGGGATTGTATAAAGAATGTCGTGAGGAATGAAGGTATTCTGGGATTGTATAAAGGCTTAAGCGCATCATATCTTGGATCCGTGGAAAGTATATTGCAATGGGTACTTTACGAGCAGATGAAACGTATTGTAAAGCAAAGATCCATAGAAGAATTTGGTGACATTAGCGAAGAGAACAAGAGTACTTACTTGAAAATAAAGGAATGGTGCCAAAGATctggtggtgctggtgctgctAAACTTTTTGCAAGTATTATTACCTACCCACATGAGGTTATCAGGACGAGATTGAGACAGGCTCCAGTTGAAAATGGGAAACTCAAATATACGGGCCTACTACAATCATTTAGAATTatcttcaaagaagaagggtTCAGATCCATGTACGGTGGATTAACCCCTCATTTGTTAAGAACAGTTCCAAATAGTATCATCATGTTTGGAACCTGGGAACTTGTAATAAAGTTACTATCTTAA
- the RPL21A gene encoding 60S ribosomal protein eL21 (similar to Ashbya gossypii AEL254W), translating to MGKSHGYRSRTRYMFQRDFRKSGTIPLSTYLKVYKVGDIVDIKANGAIHKGMPHKFYQGKTGVIYNVTKSSVGVIVNKMVGNRYIEKRLNLRVEHIKHSKCRQEFLERVKTNAAKKAEAKANGVAVQLKRQPAKPRESRVVSTEGNIPQTLSPVPYETFI from the exons ATGGGTAAATC TCACGGTTATAGATCTCGTACTCGTTACATGTTCCAAAGGGACTTTAGAAAGTCCGGAACTATCCCATTGTCCACCTACTTGAAGGTGTACAAGGTTGGTGACATCGTTGACATCAAGGCTAACGGTGCCATCCACAAGGGTATGCCACACAAGTTCTACCAAGGTAAGACCGGTGTTATCTATAACGTTACCAAGTCCTCCGTTGGTGTGATCGTTAACAAGATGGTTGGTAACAGATACATTGAAAAGAGATTGAACTTGAGAGTTGAGCACATTAAGCACTCCAAATGTAGACAAGAGTTCTTGGAAAGAGTCAAGACCAATGCTGCTAAGAAGGCTGAAGCTAAGGCTAACGGTGTTGCTGTTCAATTAAAAAGACAACCAGCTAAACCAAGAGAATCTCGTGTCGTCTCCACCGAAGGTAACATTCCACAGACCTTGTCTCCAGTTCCATACGAAACCTTCATTTAA
- a CDS encoding 40S ribosomal protein uS4 (similar to Ashbya gossypii AEL255W), producing MPRAPRTYSKTYSTPKRPYESARLDAELKLAGEYGLKNKREIYRISFQLSKIRRAARDLLTRDEKDPKRLFEGNALIRRLVRIGVLSEDKKKLDYVLALKVEDFLERRLQTQVYKLGLAKSVHHARVLITQRHITVGKQIVNIPSFMVRLDSEKHIDFAVTSPFGGGRPGRVARKRAAAASGDAEDEE from the exons ATGCCAA GAGCTCCAAGAACTTACTCAAAGACTTACTCTACTCCAAAGAGACCTTACGAATCTGCTCGTTTGGATGCCGAATTGAAGTTGGCTGGTGAGTATGgtttgaagaacaagagagAAATCTACAGAATCTCTTTCCAGTTGTCCAAGATCAGAAGAGCCGCTAGAGACTTGTTGACTAGAGACGAGAAGGACCCAAAGAGATTGTTCGAGGGTAACGCCTTGATCAGAAGATTGGTGAGAATCGGTGTCTTGTCTGAAgacaagaagaagctggATTATGTCTTGGCTTTGAAGGTTGAGGActttttggaaagaagATTGCAAACCCAAGTCTACAAGTTGGGTTTGGCCAAGTCTGTCCACCACGCCAGAGTTTTGATCACCCAAAGACACATTACTGTTGGTAAGCAAATTGTCAACATCCCATCTTTCATGGTCAGATTGGACTCCGAAAAGCACATTGACTTTGCTGTCACTTCTCCATTCGGCGGTGGCAGACCAGGCAGAGTTGCCAGAAAGAgagctgctgctgcttctggAGATGCTGAGGACGAAGAATAA
- the MOT1 gene encoding DNA-binding ATPase (similar to Ashbya gossypii AEL256C) → MTSQVSRLDRQVILLETGSTQVVRNVAADQLGDLAKQHPEEILSLLSRVYPYLMSRKWETRVTAARAVGGIVSQAKIWDPNQNDGDRDGVASAKIKLENEMTMKLEALDSNNDWKRMQDNSNLYRLAHWQLREIFKSGKTLLAANCDEYQSENPESKKQQVVVDYRRQQEQQQQEEEREMWNEIKRDGSEPPLSPGESKKSARMLAMEKRKRKIQAKTSSRKPLDLSQSSVARTLMTQEHGGSYGVGSNNNWMQRQLHNDNDINNNNNNNINNINNNNNNHDNHDNTSSTSDDDDEHNSDDHNNDNDNGRCRGNGGRSMYGSASGSPAAPAAAVQLNNPKLEITEQTDSNKVMIESVITPLLEKQQCVNGLVWEFQGIFELLLENLMSESWEIRHGVTLGIRELVKKHAKGVGRIRGKSRKENDIRNFEALEDLATRLLTVFALDRFGDFVNDTVVAPVRESAAQALSALLIHLDDDLCVKIFSALEQLVLQDTEHIGSPSKIWEATHGGLLGIRYFVSIKTDFLFANNLLDNVVNIVLYGLNERDDDVQSVAAAILTPITSEFIKLESSTVDLVVSAIWNSLSHLEDDLSSSVASVMDLLAKLCQHQEVLDVLHRKASAHPLEWSFRSLVPKLYPFLRNSITNVRRSVLNLLQAFLSIHDEATKHWIHAKIFRLVYQNILLEQYDDILELSFNVYCKMLSEYKSKNSEKTLDQIFSKHLAPILHLLITPIGEQGKNYNMETQYILKPSQHYQVTSTRKRSSAAAMNNKSDIPAPTHIEQVIDAPMIAGDVTLLGSDVIYKTRVLGAKALGYTLAAFQESTVKSFFETALLSCLDLPYATPRMLVAIIVAEYCSHWMELHPESSKPPDFVSKYFSSIFVEYLSDPSQLPVFRELVPSLKALRTQCQNLMTTFIEVGMLSPQTLPQLAIIVKGEPEAGPQAFYIETAEKVHDEYYEKLYQSLSNSSKVLTKKPLEDARYRVQKAIEAAKDASKSRSSNVLASYASATLLFDGLPKKLNPFIRSLMDSIKEEQCEVLQRRSGDSVIFLITELVKNGKTNVANKVVKNLCGFLCVDTTEVPEFAPNAHYTDSILTLIKETTILSVQDDVAIRKMTEEAQVKRRGAIYTLSQLLIKLGSTALEKVPQLQHSIFDPLDDLKTVSQVNEDSDYPKIQESVDALGILRALFIFLDPEIQNKCVFKRLPNILKFLTSQYSVIRYSVARTLADLASVNPVQVIPFIIKEVLPLMNNAGSLVDRQSATELIYHLCQSMGSNILPYIVFLVVPLLGRMSDSNQDVRSLATTTFASIIKLIPLEAGIADPEGLPQELLEGREKERDFIQQMVDPSKAKQFKLPVVIKATLRKYQQDGINWLAFLNNYHLHGILCDDMGLGKTLQTICIIASDQYLRREDYKLTNSVETRPLPSLIVCPPSLTGHWEQEFQQYAPFLTVLVYAGGPSARHPLRNNLGGADVVVTSYDVARNDIGIITKYDYNYCVLDEGHIIKNAQSKLAKAVKLISANHRLILTGTPIQNNVVELWSLFDFLMPGFLGSEKVFQERFAKPIAASRNSKTSSKEQEAGALALEALHKQVLPFMLRRLKEDVLSDLPPKIIQDYYCELSDLQRQLYKDFAKKQKNIVENDIENTMELENKQHIFQALQYMRKLCNHPSLVLNTDHPQYNQVQDYLKQTGMSLHDISHAPKLGALRNLLLECGIGIQDSERNANVVPSTESVISQHRALIFCQLKEMLDMVENDLFKKYMPTVTYMRLDGSVESRDRQKVVRKFNEDPSIDCLLLTTKVGGLGLNLTGADTVIFIEHDWNPMNDLQAMDRAHRLGQRKVVNVYRIITKGSLEEKIMGLQKFKMNIASTVVNQQNTGLASMDTHQLLDLFDTDNAPVQNKDEKAGTGTGDVANETGLTGKAREAVDELKELWDSSQYEEEYNLDNFIKTLR, encoded by the coding sequence ATGACATCACAAGTCTCGCGCTTGGATAGGCAAGTGATCTTGCTGGAAACAGGGTCTACCCAGGTGGTGAGAAATGTAGCCGCTGACCAATTAGGAGACTTAGCGAAACAACATCCCGAAGAGATATTGTCTTTGTTGTCTCGGGTGTACCCCTATTTGATGAGCCGAAAATGGGAAACACGAGTGACAGCGGCTAGAGCAGTAGGGGGCATCGTTTCGCAGGCAAAAATCTGGGATCCGAATCAGAACGACGGGGATCGGGACGGGGTAGCTTCTGCGAAGATTAAGTTGGAGAACGAGATGACAATGAAATTGGAGGCGCTCGATAGCAACAATGACTGGAAACGTATGCAGGACAATAGTAATCTATATAGGCTTGCACATTGGCAATTAAGGGAGATCTTCAAATCGGGTAAGACTTTGTTGGCGGCAAATTGTGATGAATATCAGTCGGAGAATCCGGAGAGCAAAAAACAGCAGGTAGTTGTTGACTATCGGCGGcagcaggagcagcagcagcaggaggaggagaGGGAGATGTGGAATGAGATCAAGCGGGACGGGTCGGAGCCTCCGTTATCGCCGGGTGAGTCCAAGAAGAGTGCGAGGATGCTTGCGATGGAGAAGCGGAAGCGGAAGATACAGGCGAAAACAAGTTCACGGAAGCCCCTAGATCTATCGCAGAGCTCAGTGGCGAGGACTTTAATGACGCAAGAACACGGGGGCAGTTATGGTGTGGGTAGTAATAACAATTGGATGCAACGGCAGCTGCATAATGATAAcgatattaataataataataataataatattaataatattaataataataataataatcatgATAATCATGATAATACTAGTAGTACTAGtgacgacgatgatgaaCACAATAGCGATGACCACAACAATGACAATGACAATGGCAGGTGTAGGGGTAATGGCGGGCGCAGCATGTACGGAAGTGCTTCGGGGTCTCCTGCGGCGCCTGCGGCGGCGGTTCAGCTGAACAATCCCAAGTTAGAAATCACCGAACAAACAGACAGTAATAAGGTTATGATAGAATCAGTGATAACGCCTCTTTTGGAGAAGCAGCAATGTGTGAATGGTTTGGTATGGGAGTTTCAAGGGATTTTTGAGTTGTTGTTAGAGAATTTGATGAGCGAGTCGTGGGAGATCAGACACGGTGTGACGCTGGGGATTAGGGAGCTTGTCAAGAAGCATGCCAAGGGAGTTGGGAGGATACGAGGGAAGAGCCGGAAGGAGAACGATATTCGGAATTTTGAAGCGTTGGAAGATTTGGCCACTAGGCTGTTGACTGTTTTTGCGCTTGATAGGTTTGGGgattttgttaatgataCAGTGGTGGCGCCGGTTCGGGAGTCTGCTGCGCAGGCATTGTCTGCATTGTTGATACATCTGGATGATGATCTGTGTGTCAAGATTTTTAGCGCGTTGGAGCAGCTTGTCTTGCAGGACACGGAGCATATCGGGTCTCCTAGTAAGATATGGGAAGCCACGCACGGTGGGTTGTTAGGGATCAGGTACTTTGTTTCGATAAAGACGGATTTTCTGTTTGCGAACAACCTGCTTGATAATGTTGTGAATATAGTGTTGTATGGGTTGAATGAACGGGATGACGATGTGCAGAGTGTGGCTGCGGCGATTTTGACGCCGATTACTTCTGAATTCATTAAGCTGGAGTCTTCGACTGTTGATTTGGTTGTTTCTGCTATATGGAATTCGTTATCGCATTTGGAGGATGATTTGTCGTCGAGTGTTGCGTCCGTTATGGATTTGTTGGCTAAACTTTGCCAGCATCAGGAGGTGTTGGATGTTTTACACCGCAAGGCTTCTGCTCATCCCTTAGAATGGTCGTTCAGGTCCTTGGTCCCGAAGTTGTATCCCTTTTTGCGCAACTCCATCACCAATGTTAGACGGTCGGTGTTGAACCTACTGCAAGCCTTTTTGTCGATTCATGATGAAGCAACGAAACACTGGATTCATGCAAAGATCTTTAGGCTTGTAtaccaaaatattttactCGAGCaatatgatgatatctTGGAGTTGTCGTTTAACGTTTATTGTAAGATGCTTTCTGAATATAAATCGAAGAATTCAGAAAAGACTTTGGATCAGATCTTTAGCAAACATCTAGCCCCCATACTTCATTTATTGATAACGCCGATTGGTGAGCAAGGcaaaaattataatatgGAAACGCAGTATATTTTAAAGCCATCTCAACATTATCAAGTTACCTCTACTAGGAAGAGATCCAGTGCAGCTGCTATGAATAACAAGTCTGATATTCCTGCTCCGACCCATATTGAGCAAGTTATCGATGCACCAATGATTGCAGGTGATGTGACTTTGTTAGGGTCAGATGTTATTTATAAGACTAGAGTTCTTGGTGCAAAGGCATTGGGTTACACTTTAGCTGCCTTTCAAGAATCTACAGTTAAATCTTTCTTCGAAACAGCCCTCTTGAGTTGTTTGGATCTTCCATATGCGACCCCAAGGATGTTGGTAGCGATCATTGTTGCAGAATACTGTTCTCATTGGATGGAATTACATCCTGAATCATCTAAGCCTCCAGACTTTGTTTCGAAATACTTTAGTTCAATATTTGTGGAGTACTTGTCAGATCCCTCTCAGCTGCCTGTTTTCAGGGAATTGGTGCCAAGTTTGAAGGCCCTGAGGACTCAATGTCAAAATTTAATGACAACTTTTATTGAAGTTGGTATGTTGTCTCCTCAGACTCTTCCACAGCTTGCAATTATTGTAAAAGGTGAACCAGAAGCCGGGCCTCAGGCATTCTATATCGAGACGGCAGAAAAGGTGCATGATGAATACTATGAAAAATTGTACCAGTCTTTGTCTAATTCTTCCAAGGTATTGACCAAAAAACCTTTGGAGGATGCTCGTTATCGTGTACAAAAGGCAATTGAAGCTGCCAAAGATGCTAGCAAATCTAGAAGTTCAAATGTTTTAGCAAGCTATGCTTCTGCAACATTGTTATTCGATGGATTACCAAAGAAGCTAAATCCCTTTATTCGTTCATTAATGGATAGTATTAAGGAAGAACAATGTGAGgtccttcaaagaagatcAGGTGATTCCGTGATATTTCTGATTACAGAACTTGTCAAAAATGGAAAGACGAACGTTGCCAACAAAGTTGTTAAAAACTTATGTGGATTTTTATGTGTCGATACAACAGAAGTACCAGAGTTTGCTCCGAATGCTCATTATACAGATTCTATCTTAACATTGATTAAGGAGACAACCATATTATCAGTTCAAGATGATGTCGCTATACGCAAGATGACTGAAGAAGCTCAAGTAAAGCGAAGAGGTGCTATCTATACGCTAAGCCAACTCTTGATTAAACTCGGTTCTACGGCATTAGAAAAAGTCCCACAGTTGCAACATTCTATCTTTGATCCTTTAGATGATTTAAAAACTGTTAGTCAAGTTAATGAAGACTCAGATTATCCTAAAATTCAAGAATCTGTCGATGCATTAGGAATTTTAAGAGCATTATTTATCTTTTTGGATCCAGAAATCCAAAATAAATGTGTTTTTAAACGCCTTCCAAATATCCTAAAATTTTTGACCTCCCAATACTCCGTCATACGTTACTCCGTTGCAAGGACTTTAGCTGATTTGGCCAGTGTTAACCCAGTCCAAGTTATTCCTTTCATCATCAAGGAAGTGTTACCATTGATGAATAACGCTGGTTCCCTGGTTGATCGCCAAAGTGCCACCGaattaatatatcattTGTGTCAATCTATGGGTAGCAACATACTCCCATATATTGTATTCTTGGTTGTACCTTTATTAGGTCGAATGAGTGATTCAAACCAAGATGTGAGGAGCCTTGCAACTACTACATTTGCCTCTATCATTAAATTAATACCATTGGAAGCTGGTATCGCTGACCCCGAGGGATTGCCTCAGGAGTTGTTGGAAGGTCGTGAAAAAGAACGTGATTTCATCCAACAGATGGTCGATCCTTCAAAGGCCAAACAATTTAAGTTACCTGTGGTTATCAAAGCTACTTTGAGAAAATATCAGCAAGATGGTATCAACTGGTTAgcatttttgaataattaTCACTTACATGGTATCCTATGTGATGACATGGGCTTAGGTAAAACATTACAAACTATTTGCATAATAGCAAGTGACCAATATTTAAGACGAGAGGATTACAAATTAACTAATTCTGTTGAAACACGCCCACTCCCATCACTAATAGTCTGTCCACCCTCTTTAACGGGGCATTGGGAACAAGAATTCCAACAGTACGCTCCATTTTTGACCGTTTTAGTTTATGCTGGTGGGCCTTCTGCAAGACATCCACTACGTAATAATTTAGGTGGTGCAGATGTTGTTGTGACTTCATATGATGTCGCCAGAAATGatattggtattattaCCAAATATGATTATAATTACTGTGTTTTGGATGAGGGACATATAATTAAGAACGCGCAATCAAAATTGGCCAAGGCTGTGAAGTTAATCAGTGCAAACCATAGATTAATTCTAACTGGTACCCCAATTCAAAACAACGTTGTCGAACTTTGGTCCTTGTTTGACTTTTTAATGCCAGGGTTTTTGGGCTCTGAAAAGGTCTTTCAAGAAAGGTTTGCAAAACCAATAGCAGCTTCTAGAAATAGCAAGACTTCGTCTAAAGAGCAAGAAGCCGGAGCTTTGGCATTAGAAGCACTACATAAACAAGTTTTGCCGTTCATGCTAAGAAGATTAAAGGAGGATGTCTTATCCGATTTACCTCCAAAGATTATTCAAGATTACTACTGTGAACTAAGTGATTTACAAAGACAATTGTATAAGgattttgcaaaaaaacaaaagaacaTTGTCgaaaatgatattgaaaatactATGGAGTTGGAAAACAAACAACACATATTCCAAGCACTACAATACATGAGGAAGTTATGTAATCATCCATCATTGGTCTTGAATACAGATCATCCGCAATACAACCAGGTTCAAGACTATTTAAAACAAACTGGAATGAGCTTGCATGATATAAGTCATGCTCCTAAACTGGGTGCATTAAGGAATTTGTTGTTAGAATGTGGAATTGGTATTCAAGATTCTGAGAGGAATGCCAATGTAGTTCCTTCCACCGAATCCGTTATATCTCAACACCGTGCTTTAATATTCTGCCAATTAAAGGAAATGCTTGACATGGTAGAAAATGACTTATTCAAAAAGTATATGCCCACCGTTACCTACATGCGTTTGGATGGCAGTGTTGAATCCCGTGACAGGCAGAAAGTAGTCCGTAAATTTAATGAAGACCCCTCAATTGATTGTCTGCTATTAACAACCAAGGTTGGTGGTCTCGGTTTGAATTTAACAGGAGCTGATACCGTTATCTTCATTGAACATGATTGGAACCCCATGAATGACTTACAAGCAATGGACCGTGCACATAGACTGGGTCAAAGGAAAGTAGTTAACGTCTACCGGATTATTACGAAAGGATCTTTAGAAGAAAAAATCATGGGCTTACAGAAATTTAAAATGAACATTGCCTCAACTGTTGtaaatcaacaaaacacTGGTTTAGCATCTATGGATACCCACCAATTGCTAGATTTGTTCGATACTGATAACGCTCCTGTTCAAAACAAAGATGAAAAAGCTGGTACTGGTACTGGTGATGTGGCAAATGAAACTGGATTGACAGGAAAGGCAAGAGAAGCAgttgatgaattgaagGAGTTATGGGATTCTTCACAATACGAAGAAGAGTACAATTTGGacaattttatcaaaactTTACGTTGA
- the NTC20 gene encoding Ntc20p (similar to Saccharomyces cerevisiae YBR188C), translated as MATLESQISERKKRLELLKSKNLAVNLTTNQQGTNDGEQLIGNDNGSTPVVRSRNFDLETKMPISEPRSYHELGETVETLASKVEQEMLVDLRKRAKELMTDSNRPVDSYGQSVLKTSTKKSTHDLKLKLAPSLEELEKRTDEAINRILRKRFFIDNQKDN; from the coding sequence ATGGCAACCTTGGAATCACAAATTTCTGAGAGAAAGAAACGACTTGAACTTCTTAAAAGTAAGAATCTAGCTGTGAATTTAACAACTAATCAGCAGGGTACGAATGATGGGGAACAGCTAATTGGGAATGACAATGGTTCTACGCCTGTCGTGAGAAGTAGAAACTTTGATTTGGAAACCAAAATGCCAATATCTGAACCACGTTCTTACCATGAGCTTGGTGAAACTGTGGAAACTTTAGCTTCAAAGGTAGAACAAGAAATGCTAGTGGATCTTCGTAAGAGGGCTAAAGAATTAATGACTGACTCAAATCGTCCGGTAGATTCTTATGGGCAATCGGTCCTTAAGACTTCAACCAAGAAATCAACGCATGACTTGAAACTAAAACTTGCACCATCCCTTGAAGAGCTTGAGAAGCGTACAGATGAGGCCATAAACAGGATTTTGCGAAAGCggttttttattgataatcAGAAGGACAACtaa
- the GDT1 gene encoding putative ribosome biosynthesis protein GDT1 (similar to Ashbya gossypii AEL257W), with the protein MKLKFKALAPLACLLCIARAASVASSSSADNIPPSDDLLTDFTMAISMIGISEVGDKTFLIAALMAMRHPRFLVFSAASASLGIMTILAGMVGHTFTSLVPQRYMQFAAGILFFVFGYKLTLEGLEIPKDAGVEGELAEVEEEIAIQDFNSDMHCVEAANTIKEKRRFVQNRILNEILIKITDFVSSLFSPTWVQIFIMVFLGEFGDRSQISTIAMASGSNYWAVISGATVGHILCTALAVLGGKLLAKKISMRTVTLGGAFSFLVFGILYTYEAFHNQN; encoded by the coding sequence atgaaattaaaatttaaagCCCTGGCACCGCTAGCCTGCCTTTTATGCATTGCACGTGCGGCCTCCGTTGCTTCGTCTTCCAGCGCGGACAACATACCACCATCAGATGATCTTCTGACTGATTTTACGATGGCTATTTCAATGATTGGAATATCAGAAGTAGGCGATAAAACGTTCTTAATCGCTGCTTTGATGGCTATGCGCCATCCAAGGTTCTTAGTTTTCTCAGCTGCTAGTGCCTCATTAGGTATTATGACAATTTTAGCGGGCATGGTTGGCCATACCTTTACGTCGCTGGTACCTCAGCGCTATATGCAATTTGCAGCTGGCATACTCTTCTTTGTATTTGGCTACAAGCTAACTTTGGAAGGGTTAGAGATACCCAAAGATGCCGGTGTCGAAGGTGAATTGGCGGAAGTTGAAGAGGAAATCGCCATTCAGGATTTTAATAGTGATATGCATTGTGTCGAAGCTGCTAACACTatcaaagagaaaagaagatttgTTCAAAATAGAATTCTAAAtgaaatattaataaaaattacGGATTTTGTATCATCTTTATTCTCACCAACGTGggttcaaatatttataatgGTGTTTTTGGGTGAATTTGGTGATCGCTCTCAAATTTCAACCATTGCAATGGCTTCTGGAAGTAACTACTGGGCGGTTATATCTGGGGCCACTGTTGGCCATATATTATGTACAGCGCTTGCGGTACTTGGAGGTAAATTACTGGCCAAAAAGATTAGCATGAGAACCGTTACATTAGGAGGTGCCTTCTCATTTCTTGTATTTGGGATTCTGTATACATATGAAGCATTCCATAACCAGAATTGA